The Alnus glutinosa chromosome 8, dhAlnGlut1.1, whole genome shotgun sequence DNA segment AAATAATTATTTGCTTCCATAAATATTTTCTCACCTCACCAATCACCCTCATTGAAGCACTGTATATTTCATTCTTTGTAATGTTCTCATAATTCTGTGGAAACTGCACGAAAGCAATCTCATTGCCCTTCTCTTCATCCATGAAAAAGCAAAGTGCATCTCTCACAGAAAGTGAATTGTTTGAGTACATATCACAGTCCACATTAAGAATGATCGGCCCATTGCTAATCTTTGATGACACTCTTATCTGCACATTGATGAAGCATTAAATGGTGAGCAATTTACTACATATTCtttgagggggaaaaaaaaaaaaaaatcattttgtcTGCAAGAATGTACATTACCAATGCATTCATAGCTCCAGCTTTGAAGTTGTGGTGATGCTGGGGTCTCTTCTCCCGAGCCAAATATACCAGAGTTGGCAACACAAACCCATATTTATCTGTGGCATTGGGATCTCTCCCATCAATTAATATctgcaacaacaacaaaaatcaattttaaacactaaaaacaacAATGGTTTCCTTAAAATTGCTTGTTTATAGTTCTACTAGACTTGCATACTCTAAAGAATGACAGATAGTTCTGGTTTAGCAAAGCTAGAAAACGTAATGTGATGCAGTAAGGTACCTGAAGAATTGTGTCATGGTCACGTCGAGAAGAATATGAATCCCACTGAGAgaattgtttgtgttttaagcGAACTTCTTCAGGGATTCGACCTATCTTTGCTGCATTTTCGATTCGGCTCTCCATTTCTCCATATAATTTCTACAAGAGGACTAGAGATTAGGCAGCCGTTACAATGACCAATATGTCAAAAATTCAATCGTGTAACATCCTCCCGTAGCTCATCAAAAGATATGGAGGTCCCATGACTTCAAAATCCAGATGTTGGTCGTGTTAAATCACTAGTTATCCCAAAAGCTTTAACTTATtagaagaggtaaatttaatcatttaatcaatactttaaaacTCTCTGTCACCGTGAGGGCCTCACATGTGGGCTCAAACCctattttaataggtgaggcctaacacatggaatatttaattgaaatgagaggtaaatgacggagttaaggttcgaactcagaacatttggctctgataccatgtcaaattACAATTTGTCTTAAAAACTTAAGCATATAGGAAGATGTAGAAAATTTAATCATgattaatcaatattttaacaggTTGGACTTTAGCTAAGAGCTTGACTTTAGATGTTGGATGCTACATCACTTTACCGACCACCCTTCATTTGAAAACATGGACCTTTTTTATTCTGGATAAGTGCATGCATATGAacaatatattatatacatTATCTTCTGCCGAAATAATTTTTTACCTTGATGATGGCCAACTCTTTAGCTTGATTAGCATCGCGTGGGGCATCCCTTGACATAAAATAAGCAGCTGGTGACCTTGGCTCCACTTTGAAGTTCTTGCAGAATGGTAGCCAATGCTTGGCAAACAGAGAGGCTTCTAGGAGAGCATAATAGGTGATATCTGACCCACCATCATCTGAAAGATACACACTCAGTTTCTCCGATGGATAATCATATGCCATTACCGATAAAACTGTGTTGACCACCATCAATGGTGGCTCCAAAACGGGGTCCGCCGTGCACACGAATATGTCTACCCCCGGCATGTCTTTTCCGTATCTGTTTCCCAAAAcattcataaattaaaaaaaataattactaaCTTCATGGAACAACATATGAACCAGGTTCATCCTCAACTAAAATATTCATCGACATTGTAAATTGAAATGGGAGGATTCAAACTCAAAAAACCTCTGAAAAAGCCTGTCCTTGAAGGTGTGTCTGTAGACACGGTTCCAGCGGTGGGCTTGAGTGAGAACCCAGTAAAAACCGAACCAGAGCTCAGCTCCAAGCAATCCAATCCAACCCCATCTGCCATCTTCACCATTTCTTGGTATATGACTCACTCTGTAAACCCAAATCAAACATATGCCCACAAACACAGACACTGCAAAAAGCCTGTATATGACTCTGCCTTTAGCTCTCCTTGTCTCAAACAATGGAAAATACCCATTACttcccatctctctctccccctcgaTCTGTCTCTCTTCAGTGCTTTCTATGATCAGCTGCGGATATATTGCGGTGGCGTTTATAGTACTTTAAGGAATCTTGTCGTTTTACCTGCTACAGACTTTGTCATAAATTTAATATCTTTGGTCAAGGATGATGTCTTTTTCAGATTTCAACAAAAGACGTAGCTCttggttaattattatttatagagAATATTTAGAGCTCCACGTTCATGGCTGGTCACTGCTTTACATATAGTAATGATATTTAGTACACAGTGTATTACTGTTATTCAATAAAagcttataaaaagaagaaataatggCTGATTTTTTACTGTAAATTATCTTTCATCCTAGAATTTGGCATTGATTCAAAtagtgaattatttttttttaaaatattatttgaattttgctatCATTTTTGtagtcaacttttttttttttttttccatttacaACTTTAAATAATAGGAATAAAGTAGAAACATGATTTAAATTCAAGATCATACGTTTTAATATCATGAAATGGATATTTAACAAAAGAGATATGCTTATAGTTGGAATAGGTTGTGTCGATTACTGTTTGTTCTTAATTCTCTTGGTCTCATCACCTTCTTCAGAAATTGTTagaaaccaaaataaatatGAGAAGGACATACGTTGAATTGCCATTAGGATTAATTATGGAGTAATATTTCTTatacaattctaacaattttttttttgttttaaagatcaaccattaaatatttaaaatccacgtgtaAGAGTTGTCCgagaatcattactcttaactCTATGAATGCCGTAACTCAGTCACCAAAGCATATAATGTGTGATAAGAGTGAAATGATGTAAGTATAAATTCGAATTTGTTGCATAATTAATCAACTTTTTGTTGAATCTTGGCCGTAAAATTGGATTCTTTAAGttttaaaagtattaattaaataattaaaaactaattattCTTTATCAgcctaaatttttaaaataaatattaatttaacaaaatattaaacccAACGTCCAGAATTCAAATCTTGATTTAttctcaattttaattaaaatagacaATGTGTTATTTAGCCCCATCGTAGCACATGCtacttgttaaaataaaaaataataataataaaaaaaaaaaaaaaaaaaaaatttacgtgATTTGACTTAAAAACATTTCGATCACAGACAAAtaggaaaataattattaattcaattcaattattcAACTACATAGGGTGGGGAAGGAAGAGGTGGTGCGGCGCGTCAAAAGGCCCTCCCTCACGCAATGCCGCATTCCCACGACTTTTGGGgttatttttcacaaaaaaataaaaataaaaaaggtggttgaaaaagaacaaaagcctCCCATTTTGATCGTCAATGTTTCACGTGTGTCGGCGGCTGCAGATAGGAGCTTGCTAGATAGGGCGTCGGTGCTGTAGTTTACATTTGCTATAATTAAATGGGTGGTCGGGATTTAACAAGACAATTTTAACTCAAAAGACGCAAATGTTGTTTGTGTCCTTATCTGGCTACAATAACTCTACCAGAGAAAAGATGGCTCCTTTACGGCATCTcgagtagcctcatcaaattttattcactAAAGTAATTAAAAGTTACTTTTCTTAATTATGGTgagctacttttttaaaatttttctaatagcctcatcattttaattatttattatcactattctatttaaataatattttttttcatatttctttattctttttctatttaatctttttacaaagaatcattcgaatccatgaaataaggacattatcgtgtgaaagaaatgggagaaaaaaatgagagaaaaaaggaaaaaaaaaaatgtgttgataatgtgagagagaaaggtgaaacaaaatttggtgagtgagaattggtgagtaatttcactcatcaaaactttttggttaaaatgatgaggctctttagaataattttttaatgttttcatcaaattgactcaccaaaataactaaaaaattattttgatactggcttctttcttcttccccaCTAAGCAACAAATATTTGTGCATCTCCATGGATTCAAACTCCTTAGAACTCAAAGCGTTGTCCTGCAAAGACATctcctttgaaaaaaaaaaaaaaaataccacacctggcttgtttcttcttttccacTAAGCATCTATGTGCTTCTCTGAACCTAGTTGTCTACACTTGCGCTCAGGCCTAAAGTCTGGTGGGGGTGCAGGGGACCGATCTATGTGGGAAACCAAGCTTGGCCTCCGTCTTTAGACTGCTGGGTCTTCAGGTGAGGCCCTCCATTCCCACCGCTCCGCTCACTAGCTTGAATAATCTTTGCTGCGTGGAGGTGGTCATGGGATCTAGCTTGGAATAGCAGTCGGCGCAAAGAGAATGAGGTTGCATGGGTATAAGAATCCAATGTTATTGAAATGAATGCTAGTGTTGCTACTTAGACTCACGGCAAGCTTTGAGTCCATATATCTTTGCTTTTCTAAGATTGGGCTCTATGCATCTATCACCTCTGTAATTGATCGAGTTGAACGATCTGTGTATATCGGTGGATAAGACAAATTGGGCTATTCACGTTAGACATTGCTCGAGGTCACACGATTTCAAGCTCAAATCACACTAGCGAACATATTTTTTGGATTAGCATGGCTCAACTGATCAGGACTCTTAAGGGAAACGTGGCAGTTCATCCGTTGCCTTCTCTTCTACAACATGTCGCATCTTTATTATTTGTCAGAGTGCAGACATCATAGGTTGTTAATTATGCGGCATCAAGGTTTAATTGCCTCCATTTAGGATTTCCATCTCATTCTCCGTTAGCCGGAGTTCTCTGGTGCGGCTGATCCTGCTTCCGCTCAAGTTTTTTTTAACAACCATATATCTCTGGCTATTGAGACGAGTGCATAAGCTAAgactttttggaaaaaattgaatgCTTTCAGATCTTTGTAGGACAACACTTTCAGTTAAATTCTAAGGAGTTTGAATCCATAGAGACACACAAATATTTGTTGCTTGGtggggaagaagaaagaaactgGTGGTGGTATTTCTTCAAAGGAGACATTTTTTCCGGTGGAGTTAGCGTAGCCAGATAAGGATATAAACGGCGTTGGCGTCTTTTGAGTTAAAATTGTCTTGTTAAATCTTGACCACCCATTTTATTACAGCAGATTTGGTGTAGTTTCGAACTACAACACCGGAGCCGGATCCGAGCTCGATAGTATCTGATCCCATTCTCTCTCACCTGAGTTGATGGCAGCAAATGACATCAAATGACATCAACTTGTACCCTTGCCACATCACCGTTAGGACAAACAGTAGGACCAGTGGACCACTCTAACAACTCCAATGAGGGGGGGAACATTTTCCGGCTACTATATACCAACATCACAACCACATCTGCCACAAGCCCATACATGATAGATCGTACTAACAAGATATCCCCCAATCAAATGGCGCTCTGTACGTAGCTCAGGTTTCTATACCCCATCCCATATCGTAGAAATAGTAGTTCACTGTAACAAGTAAATTTCTAAGCTCTTCATTACTTTTTTGCTTTCCATTTCATCCAATAATCCCTTACTGACTTAGGTATCAAAGTGCAATTTGCTGGTACATCCGACAAGTCACCTCTGCTGTTTTCTGTCTCTCCACAGGTCTCCTTGGTTGGACTACGACCAAACAGTCAACTGTGCTAATTATAGAAAATATCTTAATTTGCTTTGTTAAGGAAAAACAAAGGAGTATTAATTCATTATTGATCCTCAATCATATATGACTTGTGAGAAAACAAAGAGGTATATAACGTGAGCAAGTATTGTTAGGAGTACTACAATTTTTACTGTAAGTCTCTTATAAATTAACGTGATAATTCACGTGATATTTATTATCGGCAATTCTGATGAtactcattttcataaaaataaaaagaaaaaacagaagctctctttatattacattaaaaaTGAAAGGCATTGAACAAGCCAGTGAAGCTAAAACGATGGACTTGAACGTAAGCGAGGAAGGTATACGGCCCTTATCATGGCGGATGAAGAGTGCTTTGTACACAGGTATATTGACCATGACTAGAAGCACGTCAAGAATAACCTGCAGAATCAACCGGTCCAACGCCTTGAACTGATCCAATTCCATGACAATCTCTGTGATTCCCCCACATAAAGTGAAGAGGTTTAGCATTGCCAGAGTTGCCACAATGGTAGACATGATAGATGAGCTTCCAAACTCTATCACCTCTTGCTCGTACCTCCTTGAGACATCCTCTGTGACCACCTTATCTGTGATCACAAATGTTGTTTCAGACAGCCCTAGTTGCCTGGAAATGGTATCAATCAGAGCGAAAAAGTATGAAGTAGTCCTTCGGATCACCCAAATTCGCTGTGAGTTCCACCAAGCTTCCAGTGTATCACCACAGCTCAGGGCCTCAGCTATACTGCAAGCATTCCTGGCTAGAAAAACATATGCAAAAGGCAGAAACCATAGGCTTGTAACCTGAAAATAAGAGACGTACTgatcatatatacatatatatgtatacgaACTCCCTATATATATTGATTCAAAACGTATCTTCTGCTACTCAAATGGTAGAATAAATATTACATTGGTAGAAATCAAAAAAGGAAACTAGATCActtaaaataggaaagaaaCTATCTTAGGTAAAGATAAACTAATTATGGAAACTGGAAACTAGACATGCGAAAGATGCATCTCAGCTGTGATGATCGCACTTGTGAGCATCCAAGGGAGCTCGGCTGCAAACTCGTCCGGATGTGGCTACGACTGAGCCTTCGAGAAGTCTCCCAATGTGACTCGACTTCAACATCGGACAGGACTGCGACCGAGGGTACTCTCAGTGGCTCAGTTAGGAGCACTCGGTTGCAACCCGCGTCCGAACAGTGTTGCGGCCAAGTCTTACTGATTACTGCCTCCCACTAGTCTTGTCCTAGGGTTGTGCTACATCACTTTCACTCTGCTTGACTAGTTGTTGGGTAGTTGCTCACTAGTTTGAGTTTTGGACAAACTATATAAATTGATCATTCTGaaaatttgtgtttaattaataaattaatctGAGGGGATTGGAgatgcatgcatatatagaaATATGTCTCTAAACTATGGGCATGATATGCAGGAATTCTTGCTCATATGACATCTATTATGCATCAATacataagaaaaaagaaaaaggaaaaggaaaagattgaAACCTCAGGGAATAAGGAAATGCCACGGAGCAAGCAGAGTGGAGGAACAATCACATAATAGAGTGTTGGCAAAGAAATTGGAGCCCACAAAAGATAGACACAATATCCCATCTGGGCCCCCAATTTAATCTTCCCATGACCATATATGAAGGGGCAATACTTggagaaaaatatttgaaacatGCCTTCACACCACCTCTTGTATTGGACAAGAACTATATCTAAGGTTGTTGGAGCAATACCCAAGAAGGCCTTTCTATCTGGATTATAATAAAGTGATTTCCAACCCCTGCACTGGATAGCCAACCCAGTTACAATGTCTTCCACCGGGCAACCGTATATCAACCCCATCTGCATAATTCAGAAGTACATTTTCAAGATCAAAAGTTCCATACATATATTCATTGATTTACAGGTAGTTCAGTGCCACATACCTACGTCCACCGATATAAATAAGCTCTATTTACCTAGCTCACAAGTACAagtacacagagagagagagagagagagagagagagagagaccttttCCCCCCATTGAGTGTCTTTCTCATAGCTACAGTTTGCAAGAACTTTTGATGCTTCTTCTAATTCATCAGAAGTTCTATCTGCATTCTTTTTGGCTTGATCTGTTTCAGATTCTCCTCTATAATCCTTATAGTACACCTTTCCACAGAGACTTTCTCTTCTATGGAAACATCCAGTGCCACAATACAAAGCCGCACCATATCCTCCCAAACCCGCAAGCTCaaactacatatatatataaccaagaATAATTATGGTAAATTTTCAAGTATTGATCAAAAcaaaggcatatatatatagttcctgAACAAGAACATCCATAAAGATCGTAAATTACCCACCTTATTAATTACTGAACAAGAACATCCATAAATATCATTCTTGGTGATATTGTCAAAATTTTGTGGAAACTGCACGAAAGCGATTTCATGGCCTTTCCTTTCATCCATGAAAAAACATGCTGCTTCTCGTATTGTATCTGAATCATTTGCATACATGTCACAGTCCAGGTTGAGAATCAAGGGGGCATTGCTTATCTCTGACGACACCCTTATCTGTACATTTGAAAAATGTCTTGAAAATACTaggaaaatatatgtatatatatatgctcaaaCGGAACAACCCCATTTCTTATTTTACATTGAAGAGAAATTAAAAATCCATGTAAGGAAGCtgaaagcttatatatatatatatataccagtgCATTCTCAGCTCCAGCTTTGAAGTGGTGAGGCCATTGGGGTCTCTTTTCTCGTACCATGTATACCAGTGTTGGCAATCGCCCTCCATCAATATCCACCACAGTTTTGTCCCTTCCATCAATGATAATctgagaaataaaaaacaaaaacaaaaatgaatggATTAAGAAATGTGATCAACTAATTAAACTAAATTCTGAAATTATGGTGGACAATACATACAATATTATACAAGAAGATTTACCTGTACAATTGACTGATGATCCTGCTTCGTCACTTTAGAGTTCCATTCCAAAAATCCTTTATGATGGTCCCTTACTTCTTTTGGAATCTTGCCTATTTCAACAACTGAGTTGATCCGATTTTTCATCTCTTCGTAtagtttcttaaaaaataaataaaaaaacattaaaatgtGATTCAATGGATCTTGTCACCAAGAACAATCAGCCATATCTCAGGtgtcatgcatatatatactatatattactTCATGCCTCAGTGCCATATATGGTTTGGGTACTTAAGTTTATAGGCacgttagaatattaattaaattattaaatttataattatttatcagCTTAAGTTCTTGGGAATAGTAGGGCCCCGACTCTTCAATTTactttaatttcaattaaatattctatagtttaaacttttaaaatgagtgatgatttaacatcaCGCATATCTACAATATATTAGTTCACACCTAATGCCATGGATTGGGCATTTAAGTTTTATACATTATGGctatgttataatattaattttaaaatcgttaaaGTTATTATTTCCTAttagctttaattttttaaaataagtaacgATTAACATGACATCAAAGTAGATGTATTGAGGGAgtgataaaatattatttaaatattaattaaatttattatttcctatcaacttaagcttttaagatgaGTTGTAATTTAacatcatgcatgcatgtatacaTACTATAAAGTAATGCGAgttagaaatcacatttttatctcacttttaCTTTACTGTCATGACAATACCAATcagcatttgatttttttttttttaacaattgttgatccaatggttgattagCATTGTTACGTCAGcaaagtgagataaaaatgtagtttttaacaTTTCGTTATACTATACATTAGCTCATGCTAATTAAAGACCAAACGATCAGTAATGCTACACACTTTCATTCTCATCTCACGCTCATCCTACCGGCCGGGAGCCCTTGGATCAAAATTCGTTAAACATGCCAGGCATGCATGCATGAACTTAATTACCTTGATGGCCAACCATTCTCgagaaaatgtgatgtcttGGAAGTTTGAATGGTGGGCAAAGTATGCTGCAGGAGACCTTGGTTCGACCATGAATTTTCTGCAGAAGGGTACCCAATGCTTATAGAAAGTAGCGGCCTCTAGGAGAGCATAGAATGTCAACTCCGACCCACCGTCATCGGAAAGATAGATGCTCAACTTCTCTGGTGGATAGTTGTAGGCCATGGCTGATAAGACGGTGCTGATCACCAACGTTGGTGGCTCTAGCTTGGGGTCTGCCGTACACACGAAGATGTCTACACCCGGTAACTTCTCTTCATATCTTACGTACGACACGCAAACAAAGTATTAATCCAAAATAgagttattaattattttttactaattaataatttagcataattaattaaatttctgTACGTCAGTAAAAGAGTCAATAGTTTGATTAGTTTCCTTACGTTTTCTAATGTCACGGGGGACTAGGGCAGGTCCAGAACCCAACAAACCTTTACGCATCTCCCTACATaaactatatattataatatatagttaACGTTTTGCCAGCAGACaagctttttctatttaattaacCAAGAGGATAAATACAAtcttttgagaatttaaaaaaaaaataaaaaatgtactcgttattattattattatattgtaaAATAATCATAGAacgaaattttaaaaaaaaaaaaaaaaaaaaaaaaaaaagaaaaagaaagaaaaagaagaagaagaagaagaagaagaagaaagatgttgAATGAATATAGGTACGGGATAATTGCAACATTGATATATGGGTtagcataaattacaaattactcattgtggtttaaaaaatttgtgaaaggtccttgtggtaaattataattacaaatcagtttcTGAACACGTTTTACATACACcaagttaacaaaattctttagTCAGTCACGTCACACCCAATAGAAAGCTGACAtttgtccattacaataaaaaaaatctaataaaaatataaataaataaaataatttttttaaaaaaaaaattactgaaaagGTGGCTGGTAGCCATCACTTTGGGGTTctt contains these protein-coding regions:
- the LOC133875838 gene encoding cellulose synthase-like protein E6 gives rise to the protein MGTGGGENGVPLFETKEARFRGAYKVFDSTVFVGICLIWVYRLTHIPGSAEDQPAAGRWAWIGMFMAELCFSLYWIVTQSVRLNLVSHHPFKQALSLSRYEEKLPGVDIFVCTADPKLEPPTLVISTVLSAMAYNYPPEKLSIYLSDDGGSELTFYALLEAATFYKHWVPFCRKFMVEPRSPAAYFAHHSNFQDITFSREWLAIKKLYEEMKNRINSVVEIGKIPKEVRDHHKGFLEWNSKVTKQDHQSIVQIIIDGRDKTVVDIDGGRLPTLVYMVREKRPQWPHHFKAGAENALIRVSSEISNAPLILNLDCDMYANDSDTIREAACFFMDERKGHEIAFVQFPQNFDNITKNDIYGCSCSVINKFELAGLGGYGAALYCGTGCFHRRESLCGKVYYKDYRGESETDQAKKNADRTSDELEEASKVLANCSYEKDTQWGEKMGLIYGCPVEDIVTGLAIQCRGWKSLYYNPDRKAFLGIAPTTLDIVLVQYKRWCEGMFQIFFSKYCPFIYGHGKIKLGAQMGYCVYLLWAPISLPTLYYVIVPPLCLLRGISLFPEVTSLWFLPFAYVFLARNACSIAEALSCGDTLEAWWNSQRIWVIRRTTSYFFALIDTISRQLGLSETTFVITDKVVTEDVSRRYEQEVIEFGSSSIMSTIVATLAMLNLFTLCGGITEIVMELDQFKALDRLILQVILDVLLVMVNIPVYKALFIRHDKGRIPSSLTFKSIVLASLACSMPFIFNVI